The following proteins are encoded in a genomic region of Pseudoxanthomonas suwonensis 11-1:
- a CDS encoding SPOR domain-containing protein — protein sequence MDSTLKQRLIGAAVLVALAVIFLPMLVQGPAPDSGVADVSTRVPDAPASGYETRELPLLGPAAEPGAPVLAAGTDAAEPEEEAAAAPDPADPAVAAGRWAVSFGAYASEKDADAVISRLRQAGLEGFSEQTTVNGRQAWRVRVGPFADRSLAEAGRLRAVRIRNDVNAQVIALDATAEDAAATAATPAPEPAVAAATTAATPAPAPAPAPAPTVATSGTERPAATTPPPAPAKTVATAPAPKPAAPSAAGTAPAQVPAPSPTPAAQGVGFAVQMGAFSKEADATALRDRLRASGFSAIVQPVRTDKGTLHRVRVGPVASRAEAEQLQGRLAAHGGGMVVPHP from the coding sequence CCTGCCCCCGACAGCGGCGTGGCTGACGTCTCCACCCGCGTCCCCGATGCCCCGGCCAGCGGCTACGAGACCCGCGAGCTGCCGCTGCTGGGTCCTGCCGCCGAACCGGGTGCCCCCGTGTTGGCGGCCGGAACCGACGCCGCGGAGCCGGAAGAGGAAGCCGCTGCGGCGCCCGATCCGGCCGATCCGGCGGTGGCCGCGGGCCGCTGGGCGGTGAGCTTCGGCGCCTATGCCAGCGAGAAGGATGCCGACGCGGTGATCAGCCGCCTGCGCCAGGCCGGCCTGGAAGGCTTCAGCGAGCAGACCACGGTCAACGGCCGCCAGGCCTGGCGCGTGCGCGTCGGCCCGTTCGCCGACCGCTCGCTGGCCGAGGCCGGCCGCCTGCGCGCGGTGCGCATCCGCAACGACGTCAACGCCCAGGTGATCGCGCTGGATGCCACCGCCGAGGACGCGGCGGCCACGGCGGCCACGCCCGCGCCGGAACCCGCCGTCGCCGCCGCGACCACCGCGGCGACCCCGGCGCCGGCGCCGGCTCCCGCGCCGGCGCCGACGGTTGCCACCTCCGGAACCGAGCGCCCCGCTGCCACCACGCCCCCGCCGGCCCCCGCGAAGACCGTGGCAACCGCCCCGGCCCCGAAGCCCGCTGCGCCCAGCGCGGCGGGCACTGCGCCGGCCCAGGTCCCGGCCCCGTCGCCGACCCCGGCCGCCCAGGGCGTCGGCTTCGCGGTGCAGATGGGTGCGTTCTCGAAGGAGGCCGACGCCACCGCGCTGCGCGACCGCCTGCGCGCCTCCGGCTTCAGCGCCATCGTGCAGCCGGTGCGCACCGACAAGGGCACGCTGCACCGCGTGCGGGTGGGGCCGGTGGCCTCGCGGGCCGAGGCCGAGCAGCTGCAAGGTCGCCTTGCCGCCCACGGCGGCGGCATGGTGGTCCCGCACCCTTGA